One segment of Desulfonauticus submarinus DNA contains the following:
- a CDS encoding metal-dependent hydrolase, producing the protein MSNQIIWHGHANFEIITPNLNILIDPWFEGNPAAKIGFKDLKKVDLVLVTHDHADHLGQAIEICKHFKAHLGTIVEIANACASQGVPTEQILNGIGFNIGGTVKFKDIQITMTQAFHSSEKGNPVGFIVQLENGYTIYHAGDTGIFNSMNIWGELYNIDLALLPIGGTFTMDPKQAAYACKMLKCKNVIPMHWGSFPVLEQNTDAFKKYLTQYAPNTQLIEANVEEIIKLS; encoded by the coding sequence ATGTCTAACCAAATAATATGGCATGGTCATGCAAATTTTGAAATAATTACTCCTAATCTTAATATTTTAATTGATCCATGGTTTGAAGGCAATCCTGCAGCTAAAATAGGATTTAAAGATTTAAAAAAAGTAGATTTAGTTCTAGTAACCCATGATCATGCAGACCACTTAGGACAAGCAATAGAAATATGTAAGCACTTTAAAGCCCACTTGGGAACTATTGTAGAAATAGCCAATGCTTGTGCCTCTCAAGGTGTTCCAACCGAGCAAATTTTAAATGGAATTGGCTTTAATATTGGAGGCACAGTAAAATTCAAAGATATTCAAATTACTATGACCCAAGCATTTCATTCTTCGGAAAAAGGAAATCCTGTTGGATTTATAGTTCAACTTGAAAATGGATATACTATATATCATGCTGGAGATACAGGAATTTTTAATAGCATGAACATTTGGGGAGAATTATATAATATTGATTTAGCTTTGCTTCCTATTGGTGGAACATTTACAATGGATCCTAAACAGGCAGCTTATGCTTGTAAAATGCTTAAATGTAAAAATGTAATTCCAATGCATTGGGGATCATTTCCTGTTTTAGAGCAAAATACAGATGCATTTAAAAAATACTTAACTCAATATGCACCTAATACTCAATTAATAGAAGCTAACGTAGAAGAAATAATAAAATTATCTTAA
- a CDS encoding UbiX family flavin prenyltransferase — MKQKKIIIAITGASGVIYGLKLVETLNQHKNISTFIIISNAGKKVLDLEIPNWKQKFSKYNLYSENQLEAPMASGSWQHNGMVIIPCSMATLGYIAMGIGNNLIHRAADVCLKEEKKLILVPRETPLNLIHLKNMMQLKQAGATILPPCPNFYTKPKTISDLINQLVAKVLDHLQIEHNLSPRWGDKKLFKNF; from the coding sequence ATGAAGCAAAAAAAAATAATTATAGCTATTACAGGCGCAAGTGGGGTAATTTATGGCTTAAAGTTAGTAGAAACCTTAAACCAGCATAAAAATATCAGTACATTTATAATAATCTCTAATGCAGGAAAAAAAGTTCTTGATTTAGAGATACCTAACTGGAAACAAAAGTTTTCTAAATACAATTTATACTCAGAAAATCAATTAGAAGCCCCTATGGCAAGCGGCTCATGGCAACATAACGGAATGGTAATAATTCCATGTTCAATGGCTACCTTAGGATATATTGCAATGGGTATTGGAAACAATCTTATTCATAGAGCCGCTGATGTTTGTTTAAAAGAAGAAAAAAAATTAATCCTTGTGCCCAGAGAAACCCCACTTAATTTAATTCACCTCAAAAACATGATGCAATTAAAACAAGCAGGGGCAACCATTTTACCTCCTTGTCCTAATTTTTATACTAAACCTAAAACTATTTCTGACCTAATTAATCAACTTGTTGCGAAAGTGCTTGACCATTTACAAATAGAACATAATCTCTCTCCCAGATGGGGCGATAAAAAATTATTTAAAAATTTCTAA
- a CDS encoding sigma-54 interaction domain-containing protein, whose translation MIGNHLEEKNFYNNLIEICESIANGNYEYAKQLFEMTNFNNYPKPIARLAESFGLMLVKVEAREFHLETIIDQLRQTQQDLIKAHQQLKDENAELKQKLHQKFSFQNIIGKSKAVLNIIEKIKKTANTPFPVLLTGETGTGKEVIANAFHYSSIRANHPFIAINCSALPKDLIEAELFGIEKGVATGVDKREGKLVLAKKGTIFLDEIGDLSLSNQAKLLRALEEKKITPIGGKRPIPVQARIIAATNKNLEKEIKKGSFREDLFYRLNVIHIHIPPLRERPDDIPLLIKFFLENTCKQLGLKVKNLTPQAKQALLNYSWPGNVRELKNEIERAIVLSDTETIDVKDLSEKITISQENSNPLQLMSHHNNLTLKEAEKILIQQVLESTQGNKTEAAKRLGISREGLRKKMKRLGIS comes from the coding sequence ATGATAGGAAATCATTTAGAAGAAAAAAACTTTTACAACAATCTTATTGAAATATGTGAAAGCATTGCTAATGGAAACTATGAATATGCTAAACAACTTTTTGAAATGACTAATTTTAATAATTATCCCAAACCCATAGCGAGGCTAGCAGAATCTTTTGGTTTAATGTTGGTAAAAGTAGAAGCAAGAGAATTTCATTTAGAAACTATTATTGATCAACTCAGGCAAACACAACAAGACCTCATAAAAGCTCATCAACAACTCAAAGACGAAAATGCTGAATTAAAGCAAAAACTTCACCAAAAATTTTCTTTTCAAAACATTATTGGCAAATCTAAAGCTGTTTTAAATATTATAGAGAAAATTAAAAAAACTGCTAATACCCCTTTTCCTGTCTTGCTTACAGGAGAAACAGGAACAGGAAAAGAAGTTATAGCTAATGCCTTCCACTATTCTAGTATAAGAGCAAATCATCCTTTTATTGCTATTAATTGTTCAGCCTTACCTAAAGATTTAATTGAGGCTGAATTATTTGGAATAGAAAAAGGTGTAGCAACTGGTGTAGATAAAAGAGAAGGGAAATTAGTTCTTGCTAAAAAAGGGACTATTTTCTTAGACGAAATAGGTGATTTAAGTCTTTCTAATCAAGCAAAATTATTAAGAGCTTTGGAAGAAAAAAAAATCACTCCTATTGGAGGGAAAAGGCCTATTCCTGTCCAAGCAAGAATCATTGCAGCCACTAACAAAAATTTAGAAAAAGAGATTAAAAAAGGATCCTTTAGAGAAGACTTATTTTATAGATTGAATGTAATCCATATTCACATTCCACCTCTCAGAGAAAGACCCGATGATATTCCTCTTTTAATAAAATTTTTTTTAGAAAACACCTGCAAGCAATTAGGATTAAAAGTAAAAAACCTTACTCCTCAAGCCAAACAAGCTCTTTTAAATTATAGTTGGCCTGGTAATGTAAGAGAGCTCAAAAATGAAATTGAAAGAGCTATTGTATTGAGTGATACAGAAACAATTGATGTAAAAGATCTATCAGAAAAAATCACCATCTCTCAAGAAAATAGCAACCCACTTCAACTTATGAGCCATCATAATAACTTAACTCTTAAGGAAGCTGAAAAAATCCTTATTCAACAGGTTTTAGAAAGTACCCAAGGAAATAAAACAGAAGCTGCCAAGAGATTAGGAATAAGCAGAGAAGGACTTCGAAAAAAAATGAAAAGATTAGGAATAAGTTAA
- the tssJ gene encoding type VI secretion system lipoprotein TssJ — protein MKICYFKKGLFFILLVSLAMISILLCSCGGEKKPTILEPKWSYASAAIKIRYKATKDLNFYNGEAHSVILKIFQLKDSSHFKDLVQSKGGLIRALQFSGQTQFLGDAQSDVVSYKQFIVMPGEEKVISLDRLEGTKWIAILAGYYNLDPIKSVKIFQIPVIYKEEGLIFKTKTVSLGELFVNLILGPLGIQQIGG, from the coding sequence ATGAAAATATGTTACTTTAAAAAGGGTCTTTTTTTTATTTTATTAGTTTCATTAGCAATGATAAGCATTTTATTATGTTCTTGTGGAGGAGAAAAGAAACCTACTATACTGGAACCAAAATGGTCTTATGCTTCTGCTGCTATTAAAATAAGATATAAAGCGACTAAGGATCTTAATTTTTATAATGGTGAAGCCCATAGCGTGATATTAAAAATTTTTCAGTTAAAAGATTCCTCTCATTTTAAAGATCTGGTTCAAAGTAAAGGTGGTTTGATAAGAGCCTTACAATTTTCTGGTCAGACACAATTTTTAGGTGATGCTCAAAGCGATGTTGTTTCATATAAACAGTTTATTGTTATGCCAGGAGAGGAGAAAGTAATTTCCTTAGATCGTTTAGAAGGAACAAAATGGATTGCTATTTTGGCGGGCTATTATAATCTTGATCCAATAAAGTCTGTAAAAATTTTTCAAATTCCAGTGATATATAAGGAGGAAGGTTTAATTTTTAAAACTAAAACTGTTAGTTTGGGAGAACTGTTTGTTAATCTTATTTTAGGTCCACTTGGGATTCAACAAATAGGAGGATAA
- the tssK gene encoding type VI secretion system baseplate subunit TssK: MQPLKPILWHQGLFLQPQHFQYLENYFSSLTHLLFKYRENEFWGVVRLQINETSLNEFIFDILNGEFVFRGGEWIAFPGNAHLKRRSFEEEWTDPDKPFYVFLGLKKIARDEKNVFLWEEGTEVSSDLSVRFIAKENPEEVQDQLDPSAPVGHLKKMEYFLKILWETEVQGIADYDIIPLAKLIREGNNIKLAEDYVPPCLTIASSQVLLGLFKTVRDQLTSRCKQLEEFKNPGEVEKIDIDSQYLTYLLALRSLNRYVPVIYSLFEQSKTTSPRDAYTLLSQIIGELSTFSQRINALTETEKGIRLLPNYNHEDPFPCFNEANRLIWELLNEIVIGPEHIIKLNKEDLYWIAELPADSLDLRNDFYLALHTSLDKNSVLESVSQLVKLCSSQEVLTLVSRALPGIPLNYIEVPPPGLPKKMNSHYFRIARENKLWEYVERDRDIALVWEGCPEDLKVEVVVLKK; this comes from the coding sequence TTGCAACCACTGAAACCTATATTATGGCATCAAGGTCTTTTTTTACAACCTCAGCATTTTCAATATTTAGAAAATTATTTTAGCTCACTAACTCATCTTTTATTTAAATACAGAGAAAACGAGTTTTGGGGTGTTGTAAGATTACAGATTAATGAAACCTCTTTAAATGAGTTTATTTTTGATATTTTAAATGGCGAGTTTGTATTTAGAGGAGGAGAATGGATAGCATTTCCTGGAAATGCTCACTTGAAAAGACGGTCATTTGAAGAAGAATGGACAGATCCAGATAAACCCTTTTATGTTTTTTTAGGACTAAAAAAAATTGCTCGAGATGAAAAAAATGTTTTTCTATGGGAAGAAGGTACAGAAGTTTCTTCAGACCTTAGTGTGAGGTTTATAGCTAAGGAAAATCCAGAAGAAGTCCAAGATCAACTTGATCCTAGTGCACCTGTTGGTCACCTAAAAAAGATGGAATATTTTTTAAAGATTTTGTGGGAGACTGAAGTCCAAGGAATAGCTGACTATGATATAATACCACTAGCCAAGCTTATAAGGGAAGGAAATAATATTAAATTAGCAGAAGATTATGTACCTCCATGTTTAACAATAGCGTCTTCTCAAGTATTGCTAGGTTTATTTAAAACAGTTAGGGATCAACTCACTTCTCGCTGTAAACAATTAGAAGAATTTAAAAATCCTGGAGAAGTTGAAAAGATAGATATAGATAGTCAATATTTGACTTATCTTCTAGCTTTAAGATCTTTAAATAGATATGTACCCGTTATTTATTCTTTATTTGAACAGTCTAAAACTACATCTCCAAGAGATGCTTATACTCTTTTATCTCAAATTATAGGAGAGCTAAGTACATTTTCTCAGAGAATTAATGCTTTAACAGAAACTGAAAAAGGAATTAGACTTCTTCCTAATTATAATCATGAAGATCCTTTTCCTTGTTTTAATGAAGCTAATAGATTAATATGGGAATTATTAAATGAAATTGTTATTGGTCCAGAACATATTATTAAACTAAATAAAGAAGATTTATATTGGATAGCAGAATTACCAGCAGATAGTTTAGACCTTAGAAATGATTTTTATTTAGCATTGCATACTAGTTTAGATAAGAATTCTGTTTTGGAGTCAGTAAGTCAATTAGTAAAATTGTGTTCTTCTCAGGAAGTATTAACTCTTGTGTCAAGAGCCTTACCAGGAATTCCTTTGAATTATATAGAAGTGCCACCACCTGGCCTACCTAAAAAAATGAATAGTCATTATTTTAGAATAGCTAGAGAAAATAAATTATGGGAATATGTAGAAAGAGATAGAGATATTGCTTTGGTTTGGGAAGGATGTCCAGAAGATTTAAAAGTGGAAGTTGTTGTTTTAAAAAAGTAA
- a CDS encoding DotU family type IV/VI secretion system protein, producing MSSNYRLVDCFMEIFSYTLYFLEQIQQGENIEFEKVREDYNLLLKDSAKMAAKAGFSNVKWKKGIFPVAAFVDEKILCSKWQNKTKWINFQLQRKLFNTTNAGEEFFRTLEQLSSKDKDVREVYSYCLALGFNGKYYSEEDKEKLQEIKADNLLQYFNEDEDMGLPDLLCPEAYPLEIQKRLKPSYFSRKSWVLFVIPLILLISVFVMSKWHLELTFKTLF from the coding sequence ATGAGCTCTAACTACAGATTAGTAGATTGTTTTATGGAAATATTTTCTTATACTTTATATTTTCTGGAACAAATACAACAAGGAGAAAATATTGAATTTGAGAAAGTAAGAGAAGATTATAACTTATTACTTAAGGATTCAGCTAAAATGGCAGCTAAAGCTGGATTTTCAAATGTAAAATGGAAAAAAGGAATTTTTCCAGTAGCTGCTTTTGTAGATGAAAAAATTTTGTGTTCTAAGTGGCAAAATAAAACTAAATGGATAAATTTTCAACTTCAGAGAAAACTTTTTAATACTACAAATGCAGGAGAAGAGTTTTTTCGTACTCTGGAACAGTTATCTTCAAAGGATAAAGATGTGAGAGAAGTCTATTCTTATTGTTTAGCTTTGGGATTTAATGGAAAATATTATAGCGAAGAAGATAAAGAAAAATTACAAGAGATTAAAGCAGATAATTTACTTCAGTATTTTAATGAAGATGAAGATATGGGACTTCCAGATTTACTATGTCCAGAAGCTTATCCATTAGAAATTCAGAAACGGTTAAAACCTTCTTATTTTTCTAGAAAATCATGGGTTCTTTTTGTTATTCCGTTAATTTTATTAATTAGTGTGTTCGTAATGAGTAAGTGGCATTTAGAACTGACATTTAAAACCTTGTTTTAA
- a CDS encoding type VI secretion protein IcmF/TssM N-terminal domain-containing protein, with product MKTIWKILGFIVVVACLLGILVIGWLEEWSWWLIGAVCFVFIGGIVAVIFIKRYIARRKERLFVKRVIEQDSKIIEESPEHSRVDLEEMQAKWKEAISLLSKSHLKKYGNPLYVLPWFLFLGESGSGKSTALKNSRLASPLTDIPKVSGIAGTRNFDWWFFEKAIILDTAGRYSIPIDEIQDKEEWENFLTLIAKYRKKEPLNGIVVSISCEDLLKDDNAKLTDKGQFLRKRIDQVMRVTGYKIPIYLLVTKVDKIHGFIEFVSALGDKYYNQCLGYMVKEDKLDWRGVLKESLTYIGDKLRKFRFLIVQQSRGVNPALLLFPKELERLSPGLEAFCEGLLSPNPYQEEPFFRGIYFSSAKQEGEILSDFLTNFSLTKFAVIKNFIKERGLFLRDFFASILPSDRYLFMPLREYQTWKKRTFTIAFVAWILLVSGTIGLILGAYNHNLSILTKIKDISKISFKEDINSNLILLSKYGELIQDLESENNDYPLPMMGFSYSHNAIDKLKNIYVEVFKDKILEPIDNNIVISLRTLLISDKENNSLRIIDFILNQVVLLEYFIKKDDKNTNNMLSNLSYDLPLVYNRVKEEISPYFSKGYNLYLGFSSKKYLGSRLEFRLNLLKEILSSVGRDLHWVIYHPDLNQYNISLSRLWEYTNNFENDSFVPGAFTVKGKKYIDNFISFLKTALNKKGVLTPEVERSFFKWYKEQFFEEWRKFLQNFSDGEMALENWSSRHEMAMKMCSEDNPYYGVIELFVKQVQGVFGKDKKTLQKDIPTWVKPILILYSAWQEAQSLDQKKSQSLPLKEKLKRKILGDFFKFKKTALSLTNDKELKRYQDILKIAKLWLKYKQDMQKLVHITTDSATAFQLTSEFFPYGTNPTASKSVFYIVNNDIFSLKVLLKKYGDNSIANYLLAAPFKYVVDYAIMETACVLQQKWEEEVLGKIEGLNHIEKIKLLFNGENSLVDKFLQNTAKPFVGLDRFGYYPRKALGKKLPFTKSFFGFVNQGKNLFFTSKKTFEVYFRTLPVGANKDAKIQPYGCKLSLQCAEKIYELENFNFPSSETFKWSSDQCGDVTLWIYLPGLKLKKVFSGPLGLAKFLLRFRDGSSTFYPKEFGSDKEFLQSQKIKWIKVGYEIQGAEPIIKMLQDIPDEIPTEILTCWH from the coding sequence GTGAAAACAATCTGGAAGATATTAGGGTTTATTGTAGTTGTTGCTTGTCTTCTAGGTATATTAGTCATTGGTTGGCTAGAGGAATGGTCATGGTGGCTTATAGGAGCAGTATGTTTTGTTTTTATTGGAGGAATTGTCGCAGTTATTTTTATAAAGCGTTATATTGCAAGACGTAAAGAACGTTTATTTGTAAAACGAGTTATTGAACAAGATTCTAAAATAATAGAAGAGTCTCCAGAACATTCTAGAGTTGATCTTGAAGAGATGCAAGCAAAGTGGAAAGAAGCGATATCGCTTCTTTCTAAATCTCATTTAAAAAAATATGGAAATCCTCTTTATGTATTGCCTTGGTTTTTGTTTTTAGGTGAATCTGGTTCAGGAAAGAGTACAGCCTTAAAAAATTCGAGGTTAGCCTCTCCCTTAACAGATATACCTAAAGTGTCTGGTATTGCAGGGACAAGAAATTTTGATTGGTGGTTTTTTGAAAAAGCAATCATTTTAGATACAGCAGGAAGATACTCTATTCCTATTGATGAAATACAAGATAAAGAAGAATGGGAAAACTTTTTAACATTAATTGCTAAGTATAGAAAAAAAGAACCTTTAAATGGCATAGTTGTCTCTATTTCTTGTGAAGATTTATTAAAAGATGATAATGCAAAACTTACAGATAAAGGTCAGTTTCTAAGAAAAAGAATAGACCAAGTAATGAGAGTTACGGGATATAAAATTCCTATTTACCTTTTAGTCACAAAAGTAGATAAAATCCATGGATTTATAGAGTTTGTGTCTGCTCTAGGGGACAAATACTATAATCAGTGCCTTGGTTATATGGTAAAAGAGGATAAACTTGATTGGCGAGGGGTTTTAAAAGAATCCTTAACTTATATTGGGGATAAATTAAGAAAGTTTCGATTTCTTATTGTTCAACAAAGTCGGGGTGTGAACCCTGCGTTATTGCTTTTTCCAAAAGAGTTAGAACGTCTTTCTCCAGGATTAGAAGCTTTTTGTGAAGGATTGCTTTCTCCTAATCCTTATCAAGAAGAACCCTTTTTTAGAGGGATTTACTTTAGCAGTGCTAAACAGGAAGGAGAAATTTTATCAGATTTTTTAACTAACTTTTCCCTAACTAAATTTGCAGTTATTAAGAATTTTATTAAGGAGAGAGGACTCTTTTTAAGAGATTTTTTTGCTTCTATTTTACCCTCTGATAGATATCTTTTCATGCCTTTAAGGGAATATCAAACGTGGAAGAAAAGAACATTTACTATTGCTTTTGTGGCCTGGATTCTCCTTGTTAGTGGGACAATAGGATTAATTTTGGGTGCATATAACCATAATTTAAGTATTTTAACAAAAATAAAAGATATTTCTAAGATTTCTTTTAAAGAAGATATCAATTCAAATCTTATTTTACTTTCAAAGTATGGAGAATTAATTCAAGATCTTGAAAGTGAAAATAATGATTATCCTCTTCCAATGATGGGGTTTTCTTATAGTCATAATGCAATAGATAAGCTTAAAAACATATATGTTGAAGTATTTAAAGATAAAATTTTAGAACCTATAGATAATAATATTGTAATTTCTCTTCGTACCCTTTTAATTTCTGATAAAGAAAATAATTCTTTGAGGATCATAGATTTTATTTTAAATCAAGTTGTGCTTTTAGAATATTTTATAAAAAAAGATGATAAAAATACAAATAATATGTTGTCCAATTTAAGTTATGATTTACCTTTAGTGTATAATAGAGTTAAAGAAGAGATTTCTCCGTATTTTTCTAAAGGATATAATTTATATTTAGGATTTTCTTCTAAAAAATACTTGGGGTCTAGACTTGAATTTAGGCTTAATCTCTTAAAAGAGATTTTATCTTCTGTTGGAAGAGATTTGCATTGGGTTATTTATCATCCTGATTTAAATCAATATAATATTAGTTTATCAAGATTGTGGGAGTATACTAATAATTTTGAAAATGATTCCTTTGTTCCTGGAGCTTTTACAGTAAAAGGAAAGAAATATATAGACAATTTTATATCTTTTCTAAAAACAGCTCTAAATAAAAAAGGAGTTTTAACTCCTGAGGTAGAGAGATCTTTTTTTAAATGGTATAAAGAGCAGTTTTTTGAGGAGTGGAGAAAGTTTTTACAGAATTTTTCAGATGGTGAAATGGCTTTAGAAAATTGGTCTTCTCGTCATGAAATGGCGATGAAAATGTGTTCAGAAGATAATCCTTATTATGGTGTAATAGAATTATTTGTTAAACAAGTGCAAGGAGTGTTTGGCAAAGATAAAAAGACACTTCAAAAGGATATTCCAACTTGGGTAAAGCCTATTTTAATTTTATATTCTGCTTGGCAAGAAGCTCAAAGTTTAGATCAAAAAAAGAGCCAATCTTTACCTTTAAAAGAAAAATTAAAACGCAAAATTTTGGGAGATTTTTTTAAGTTTAAAAAGACAGCTTTATCTTTAACTAATGATAAAGAGTTAAAACGTTATCAAGATATTTTAAAAATAGCTAAGTTATGGCTGAAATATAAACAAGATATGCAAAAATTAGTTCACATAACTACAGATAGTGCTACTGCTTTTCAACTTACTTCTGAATTCTTTCCTTATGGGACAAATCCTACTGCTAGTAAATCTGTTTTTTATATTGTAAACAATGATATATTTTCTTTAAAGGTTTTGTTAAAAAAATATGGTGATAATTCGATTGCTAATTATTTATTGGCTGCTCCTTTTAAGTATGTTGTAGATTATGCTATTATGGAAACAGCCTGTGTTTTACAACAGAAATGGGAAGAAGAAGTATTAGGTAAGATAGAAGGATTAAATCATATAGAGAAGATAAAATTGCTTTTTAATGGAGAAAATTCATTAGTTGATAAATTTTTACAAAACACAGCAAAGCCTTTTGTAGGCTTGGATCGTTTTGGATATTATCCGCGTAAGGCTTTGGGAAAGAAATTGCCTTTTACTAAGAGTTTTTTTGGATTTGTAAATCAGGGTAAAAATTTGTTTTTTACTTCTAAAAAAACATTTGAAGTTTATTTTAGAACATTGCCTGTTGGTGCCAATAAAGATGCCAAAATACAACCTTATGGGTGCAAACTTAGTTTGCAATGTGCAGAAAAAATTTATGAATTAGAAAATTTCAACTTCCCTTCTTCAGAAACATTTAAGTGGTCTTCTGACCAATGTGGAGACGTAACCCTTTGGATTTATTTACCTGGCTTGAAATTGAAAAAAGTTTTTTCTGGCCCTTTGGGTTTGGCCAAGTTTTTGCTGAGGTTTAGAGATGGAAGTAGTACTTTTTATCCTAAAGAATTTGGGTCTGATAAAGAATTTTTGCAGTCACAGAAAATTAAGTGGATAAAGGTTGGATATGAGATTCAAGGGGCTGAACCAATCATTAAAATGCTTCAGGATATTCCAGATGAAATTCCTACAGAAATTCTTACCTGCTGGCATTGA
- the tssA gene encoding type VI secretion system protein TssA, with translation MELEGLGKTPISEESPAGQEISYEPEFEALQSEIDKMSVVSAAGEVDWKKVVELSSTLLAQKGKHILVCVYLTRGLMEIQGFKGLCLGTQILKDLIENFWDTLYPPKKRKRGRINALKWWADKTESFLRSLTDGPDLDKEEISKLKANIKELDSILEEKLGEDAPILRSILQAIDRLPIKEEVKEQAPSEEVVQKEINQTQDANFSSGSVSHLEGISVGELESEKDVNRFLAQCTSALGQVVHFYLNQDLAKPLLYQVNRFCAWVDIDALPMVQDGNKTMIPPPDETIRSSIQGLIASKEYEDAIRACESRVREFVFWLDLSYWTAQCLQELGGKYSKAYDAVSYTTFAYAQRLSGIEALTFSDGTPFLSPEAKAWLREVGNENSDISGTTQARDSFFTELEQKAKEFLSKKQVIKAIGVWQEGIEKGKGIRQKFLCRMALTRLLFSVGKKNLAIPQVLLLLKDVKNYALEDWEPDIVTQAFSLMLEVLDGVKGQEEIRQEIKDRLVCLNPILAFKTLK, from the coding sequence ATGGAATTAGAAGGTTTAGGAAAAACTCCTATTAGTGAAGAGAGTCCTGCTGGCCAAGAGATTTCTTATGAGCCTGAGTTTGAAGCTTTACAGTCTGAGATTGATAAAATGTCTGTTGTATCTGCTGCAGGAGAAGTTGATTGGAAAAAAGTGGTTGAATTAAGCTCCACTTTACTTGCTCAAAAGGGAAAGCATATTTTAGTGTGTGTATATTTAACTAGAGGATTAATGGAGATTCAGGGATTTAAAGGATTATGTTTAGGTACTCAAATTTTAAAAGATTTAATAGAAAATTTTTGGGATACTCTTTATCCGCCAAAAAAGAGAAAACGAGGTCGTATTAATGCTTTAAAATGGTGGGCTGATAAAACAGAATCATTTTTGCGTTCTTTAACTGATGGTCCGGATTTAGATAAAGAAGAAATAAGTAAATTGAAGGCTAATATAAAAGAGTTGGATTCTATTTTAGAAGAAAAATTAGGTGAAGATGCTCCTATTTTGCGTTCTATTCTTCAGGCTATTGATAGACTTCCAATAAAGGAAGAAGTTAAAGAGCAGGCTCCTAGCGAAGAAGTTGTTCAAAAAGAAATAAACCAGACTCAAGATGCTAACTTTTCTAGTGGGTCGGTAAGTCATTTAGAAGGGATTAGTGTTGGTGAGTTAGAGTCTGAAAAGGATGTTAACAGATTTTTAGCTCAATGTACCTCTGCTTTAGGACAAGTAGTTCATTTTTATTTAAATCAGGATTTAGCAAAGCCTTTGCTTTATCAGGTTAATCGTTTTTGTGCTTGGGTAGATATAGATGCTCTTCCTATGGTCCAGGATGGAAATAAAACAATGATTCCACCTCCTGATGAGACGATTCGTTCTAGTATTCAAGGCCTTATTGCTAGTAAGGAATACGAAGATGCTATAAGAGCGTGTGAGTCTAGGGTAAGAGAATTCGTTTTTTGGTTAGATCTATCTTATTGGACAGCTCAGTGTTTGCAAGAACTTGGAGGTAAATATAGTAAGGCGTATGATGCTGTTAGCTATACTACTTTTGCTTATGCTCAACGATTATCTGGTATTGAAGCTTTAACATTCTCAGATGGAACTCCCTTTCTTAGTCCTGAGGCAAAAGCTTGGTTGAGAGAGGTAGGCAATGAAAATTCAGATATAAGTGGAACGACACAAGCAAGAGATTCTTTTTTTACAGAATTGGAGCAAAAGGCCAAAGAATTTTTAAGTAAAAAACAGGTAATTAAGGCCATTGGTGTTTGGCAAGAAGGTATAGAAAAAGGAAAAGGAATTCGGCAGAAGTTTTTATGTAGAATGGCTTTAACTAGGCTTTTATTTTCTGTGGGTAAAAAAAATCTTGCTATTCCACAAGTGTTGTTATTGTTAAAGGATGTCAAGAATTATGCGTTAGAGGATTGGGAGCCAGATATAGTGACTCAGGCTTTTAGCTTAATGCTTGAGGTATTAGATGGAGTAAAGGGGCAAGAGGAAATAAGGCAAGAAATAAAAGATAGATTAGTTTGCCTTAATCCTATTTTGGCTTTTAAGACTTTAAAATAG
- the tssB gene encoding type VI secretion system contractile sheath small subunit, translating to MEGSIAPKERVNITYKPATGDAQEEVELPLKLLIMGDFTLQEDERMVEDREPISIDKNNFNDVLKAHNLELQFTVPNKLSDNEEDEELSVNLKFEHIRDFDPDNVVKQVPELARLMELREALVALKGPLGNIPEFRKKLQKLIEDPGTREKILKELNLDKE from the coding sequence ATGGAAGGTTCTATAGCTCCTAAAGAACGAGTTAATATTACTTATAAACCCGCGACAGGAGATGCTCAAGAAGAGGTAGAACTCCCTTTAAAGTTATTGATAATGGGGGATTTTACTTTACAAGAAGATGAGAGAATGGTGGAGGATAGAGAACCTATTAGCATTGATAAGAATAATTTTAATGATGTGCTAAAAGCGCATAATTTAGAATTACAATTCACTGTTCCTAATAAGTTAAGCGATAATGAAGAAGATGAGGAACTTTCAGTTAACTTAAAGTTTGAACATATTAGAGATTTTGATCCAGATAATGTTGTTAAGCAAGTTCCTGAATTAGCAAGGTTAATGGAATTGAGAGAGGCTTTAGTGGCTTTAAAAGGTCCTTTGGGTAATATTCCTGAGTTTAGGAAAAAGTTACAGAAACTTATTGAAGATCCAGGTACTAGAGAAAAGATTTTAAAAGAATTGAATTTGGATAAGGAATAA